CGTCTTATTGTCCAGGACAGCTATGATTGTGTTTTACTCAGACCATACTGGAGGCTTCACAAAATCTTGATAAAATGTCTCCGTATGGGCCATGCTAACAATGGATTTATCAACCTGGAACTACGCCCGGTGATGCCTAGCTACGTTACAGGATGGTATCCAGAAGAAACCAAAACGGAAATTATTCTCAATTGCCGTCCTAATGAATATCCGGTGCAGGACTTACTCCCCCCGGTAAATGAATTTATAGATAATGACATTGTGGAATCGCTGAAGAAGATGCGGTCTCTACAATATATAAACCAGCTCCAAGACCCTGTTGGCAACAAACGGACAGTCCGTCTTCTAGCTGAAGAAAGGAATATGAGAATCTTTGCAGAATCCAACATTCCAACTTTTCTCATTCCCTGGCTAAATCATCTGGATGCTGCAAAGGAGTATACGCTCCACTTCGTGGTTTCGCCATAAATGATTACATTATAAAGGAAGGTGCCTATTTACATAGTACAACTGCTCTTGTCCTGGCGGATCTTGAAGACCCTCCGTATCCTCCAGATTGGCAAGACGAAGAATTACATAATATGGATAATTTACTAGAATATTAGACGGTGATTTATTTCACCATGTTTATAAACCACCTCATTTTGTCGGGCTGGGAATAAGGCATAAGgaccaaaaaccctaaaccctaagcccTAGACCTTAAGCCTTAAACCCTAAGGGCATATTTGTAATTACACTGTTTTCTAGGGTTACTATTAGGGTTGTACAGTAAAGGTTACTATTAAGGTTGTACAGTAAAGGGTAAGATTGTAATTACACTGTTTTCTAGGGTTGCACAGTATAACCGGCCCTAAAAACAGTGTAAAGCATTTTACTTTTTGTAAAGTTACTTTATGTCACGTGCCAAGTAACGACGAGCACCGATGGGGCCCAATGTGTACCCGACTCTGAATGCTTGACACGTGTCCTTTTGTACAGTCACTTTTGTAAAGTTACTTTATGTCACGTGCCAAGTAACGACGAGCGCCGATGGGGCCCAGTGTGTACCCGACTCTGAATGCTTGACACGTGTCCTTTTGTACAGTAATATTTTGTACTATAAATAGAGGCTCGGAAAACGATCTCAAGACACCGAGCTTCCTACTACAATAATACTCTCAAGTTTTCTCTCAAGCCCTTGCCTCCCAAATCTCtcaggttttagggttttaattcTAAAAACCTAAACCCCAAACCCCAAACCGACCCcaacctaaaaaccctaaaaccccgaAACCAGAACCCCGAAACCCGAAAACCCGAAACCCGAATACCCTAAACccgaaaaccctaaaccctaaaccctaaaccctaaaaccctaaaaccaaaacCTCCAACCCCAAACCCCAAAACCCCAAACCCCCCAACACCGAACCCGAAACCCGGGAACCGAACCCGAACCCAAAACCCGAAACCCAAACCCGAACCCGAAATCGAAATCAAAAccgaaaaccctaaaccctaacccaaaCCCCCAAACCCTAAACACCCTAGACCCTAGAGACCCTAGACCCTAGACCCTAGAAAACCTAAACCCTACATCCtacaccctaaaccctaaacccgaaaaccccaaaaccctaaaaaaccctaaaccctaaaaccctaaaacccaaaccctaaaccccaaaccctaaaaaccctaaaaccctaaaaccctaaacgtTTTACAGACACCGGCCATCTTTGAACATTCGAAGCACTGAAATAATATAAGCTTTGCTCTCCTCctcctttagggtttaggttttaagTCCCCAGCAAtccccctaaaccctaaacctaaacctaaaccaaaaccctaaaccctaaaaaccctaaacaaaaaccctaaaccctaaaccctaaaccctaaaaccctaaaaccctaaaccctaaaccctaaaccctctATTTACAGCAACAGAAGCAAAAGCAAGCGATCCATAGAGAACCCATACCTGTAAATCTCTTgactgcacaaaactttaacAAAATTTGCAATCATGGGTTCAAGTTTGCAGTGTGTCTAACTTGAACTAAATCATCCTGCGGGCAAAGATAAAACCAATTGAAATTTAAGTTCACATAAACCAACCTAAAACTGCCAGATTGATAAAACTTCCGCATCGCCTTCTGTTTCATTTTTCCTTCAATATATACGTATagatatacacacaaacatacaCATGTTAACCAAGTCTGAAAGACTTCCAAGTTGTGGGTTATTATTAGAAGAAAGATTGATTGAGAAGTGATTTACTATTCATGAAAATAAATACTCAAATTTTATGGTGGGCTGCAAATGAAAGATGCAGAAAACCAAAACGTAAGAAAAAAAGTTATTCCATATGACAAAGAAACCTACAATCAGATTTCCAAATTGATGAGTTTATATTTTATAACTTTTGAATTCTGGCCATGTTTTGGAGTACAattatttttgcaatttcaacaattaCGCAGTCGCTTTTATGCTAGTTCTGCAGGGTCATCCCCAGTAAAAGTTATAATGTTACCATTTTCATATTAGATGCGCAactctttttattattatggTTACTGAGAAGTCCATAAATGAACTTGGAACAATAATCCTATAGATGAAAAGCAGTTCTCTAGAAAATGCTGGGGCGATTAAAGTGGAAATATTCTTCTTTAGTTTAAGCCAATATTATCATAAGTGAAAATCATCAACTAGAACTTATGCCAAGCACAGTATACAATGAAATGTtattacttttcaaatatataGATCTACATCTATATCTATCCAAGAAttacaaaaaccaaaacaatcaaTACTAACCTGGGCTTCACAATGACTACATCTTTTGGAGAAACAATATAGTATGACAGTTCATCACCAGCTGCCCATTGACCACCAGCATAGCTGCTACCTACATTCATACGAAAAAGCGTCGTCGTGATTTTAATGTAGATTCTCACCAGGAAAATGTACATGAGCTACAACCACAAATTAATTTAATCTGAAAAAGAAGCGTGAGCAAGAGAATAGTCCTTTGCCTTGTAATGCTCGAAGCCATGAACAGGAAGGGCATCAGTTGTGAGCTCATCATTGTTCCATGTTAAAATACGTACTTCAGGTCTCTGTGCATTCCCCTGCTTAAAAAAGATCTGAACATGTTAGCAATCATAGCCTTGTAGTTGTTTCACAAAGAGAAGATTTGCTTGCTGTATTATCTCATGAGAAAGACACAAAGAGGGCACCTAAGCAAAGGCAATGATCTCTTCCATTTGGCATCTTAGAGGAATGAATAAGAAGGCTTTCATACAGTTTTCACATATATAAGTCTAGAAAACCACAGCAAAGGCGCGGGAGGGAAAAAGACAAATGAACTCTCCAAAATCTGCCCAAACCGTTGAGAAAAGCCAAAGGCGAAGTAAATATTgacaagaaaataacaaaatgacAGAAGCTTTTACTCCATGGAACTAAAGAGTTCACAGGACAAGAAAACAGCCCAGATTTTTAATTCAAAGAAGCGGAATGACATTGAATATTGTAATGTATCACAGCTAGCATATTTATTGGGCGCCAGTGCCACCAATAAAAAGGGAAATGGATTGGACAAATACCAGATAAACTTCAACGTCTAAGTGATTCCAGCCCATCTATAATGACCAGTACAACAGTAACAAGTGTCTAGAAACTCGAACCAAATTGGAAAACTGAACTGAAATTGCCTGATCAGTTCACCCAAATCAAAGTGAACCAAATTAGTGAGTGAAAAAATAAAGACAATAATCTTATATACAATACCTGTCGTGATGGCGTCATGCTACTGAATTCCTTGTCTCCGTCTTCTTCCACAGGAATATATGCTAGAACGACCAAAGAATCACCAAAGGGAGCAATTCCTGAAATATAATAGCTGGTTTGAAAAGATGCCACAATATCCACCTTGTTCATGCTGGACAATGGGACATGCCGACATGTCCCATTGGTTCCTTTAAGCTGATTtgcttttattgatgcaatTTTCACATATGTTCCCCGGCCAATGACTAATAGAGTATCATCCTGAATCAATGAAAAAATGAACAGTAAGTCGCAGAATATTTGTCGGGAGACCTGCCTCTGGGATAGGGGAAATCACATATTTGTTTAATTGGGGGACAGGGGCAGGAAGGGGATGAGATCAATGCAGCCATTCAGACTACTAGAAGCTACAACAACTCTGTAGCATCTGTTTGTCGGTGGTGCACACACATCTCCAATAACCCAGCCATTCTGGGTTTGACTAACCTGCCAAACTAAGTGAGGAAGTAAAAGCTCAGGGAGAGGGCTTTCTCGAGGTCTCTCAATAAATGTCATACGCTGATCATTGGCAGCATGATAGACTTTCACACTTGCATCATTAGCCCAAGCGATAAGGCTAATTCTCCATTTTACTGCATGTATTGGACCTTCACCAGAGTGCAAAACCTAAGAAACAGGGGCGGAAAATTTACAGCAATGAAGAACCATAGCTTCAAATAGTAGCATTTGCAGAGGCAGTATTTAATAGACTACTACAAACCTGGTCACGATAGCCTAGCCACCTCTTTGtattaaaatataaatgacCAACTAAACCACCAGCAACAAATCTTCTAGATGATTTTTTAGAGTAATCAGGGTCCAGAGCAATTGCCTTCATCAGGTGGTGACAGTCAAACTTCAATTTCTCATCTGTAAAAAGACTGTTTATAATAACAGATCCATCATCTGAACAGCTTCCAACGTACTCTCCTTCCATATCGAAGGAAAGGTCATTAACTGCAGCAGTATGAGCTGGAAATTCTTTAACCTGAAAAGTAAAGGCAATCAACATGAAGCACATGATTTGGTTCTAAAACCAGTTTACCGGCAGCAACAATCTAAAGAGTCATGGTATAGCTTAAATTATGACTTGTTTGAGTGAGCTAATTAAGTGAACCAAAGAATCTGAAGCCAATCCTACAGCCCCCGGTCAGTGTGGTCCATAGACCAAACCAAGTTTGAGAAATAAATCAACATTCTCTCTCAACTCTTGGCACAGTATTCGTTGAAGGGTACCTACTTTATTCTTCAAACTACTAAAAATTAGTACACTAGGGTCATATTTTTCCATATTATcataaatcaataaaagaaaGACTAGAAAAagtgataaattaatttaaaaaaagaaaaattaagtcAAGCGATTTTTGGGTGAGCAAATACCAACCTGACTTGTTACTGTGATCTCTGGATGATCCTCGTACCCAAGGGGACTCCGGCTCCTATTTGAGTTATCAAATACAATTGACACTGTTGCCTTAGTAATCCCTGCTTGCCCTTGCTTGTACACGAGCTCCTGGAGATTGGAAGCATGAACTTGCTGCAAATTGATTATACTCGAAACGAAGCAAATCGAATCTAGAATGTCTGATTTTCCGGAGCCGTTCAGCCCGTTTTCGCATTGAAATAGCAGTCAAACCTTGAACCACCGTCCTTGCGGCATACGATTTGAACCCTTCCAAGCACATCTCATTTACGTACATAGTTTCCAAACAATCTAGAGACATGGCAAATTAAGGAAAGTAAATACGAAGTCAAAACCCTAGACACAGCGACGAAATACCCTCAACTGGCAGATCCGAAAGAAGAGAAACCCTAGAAATAGTCGAGCAATGCTCGAAGCCCAACTGATGGAGCCCTAGCCTGCTGGCCCATAGCAGAGTCAGGCAGGCCATCGCGCAAAGATAGTAGCAGTTATCGAACGGCCCATCAAGCAATTGGACTAATGGAGTATCAAACTATCATTTGTGACTCGAGCTCATCATATGTATATTATCATGTATTACTACAAATAGCCGCCTTCGTTTTCTTCTCCCTTTGTGATGCATGTACATCTTTAATTGTGAGAGATGTTGATCCCCTTTTGTACGCCCCATCTTCTCCCCCATCTTCTTCACCagtaaacaaatcaaaaatctgtcaatttaataaaataCACATTTATTATTACTATAGTATCAATTACACACTAAATCCACTAAAATTATACCattgaactagaaagacatgtaatgcaatcaaattttcaTACCAACATTTGTATTATCATTTCATGAGGAGAAGACATGATTTTGAACAATCATTTACCGTAATTACAAAAGTTTCACTATAGTATCATattactaaaatttaaaaataaaaaaaaaagcttcttCCCATCAGACAACAACGGAAGGAAGAGCACTTTTGCTTCCAAACAAACATAGATCATCCCGGAAGTTGACTATGTAAAGTCCTTTTGTTTGCTCCAGAAGGAGCTGTAATCTCTTATGTTGGCGAAAATGATAGAACTCACATCTCCCTATGCGTCTCGTCTCCCATGCCATTCCAGCCAGATGAAGCAATTCAAAAGTAGGTCGGTTTATTGCAGTTCCTGAAGAGAGAAATCGCGGTGTGAGGAACAGTCTCGTGGAATGGAAGATATTGTGGTAGGGAAAAtgaaatttgaggttattttggtaaaagtagGTCTCcagtgaatttttttaataggaTGTTTTGGAGATTGcatctttttacaattaagtacaaTCTAGTGTGCCGACCTCCTGTTTAACAGACAATTGACACTACGAGCAGTtaggacaacttaattgtagaAAGGACctggatttttttaaaattgtaaaaaaaaaaaacaatttaagggtaatttgatcATCTGGcttatgatatttttttgtttatacctacaataccctcctcctcctccttcttatTTTGGTTTGCGTAGCTGCCTTCTTCTCTCCATTTTTGGCCATGGTGCTCCTCTCTCAGTCTCTATTCATCACCTTCTTTTTCGTTGCTTTTAGgcttcaactttctctttcattgcAACCTACACAGGAATCCTAACCCTaattcccttcattttgaaattttcttgGCTTTTCTGTCACAACTATTGGCACTATAAGAGCACCTGTGATAACTTAATTGTAGAAAGGACCTGggtctttttaaaattgtaaaaaataatgtaatttaagggtaatttgataatttggcttaagatatttttttttatttatacctacaatacccttatttttcttctttttctcccttcAACTATCGAACTCCAGTACTGGCAGCATCGTCGTTCTCACCCTCCCCCTACCCTGTCTCCGGGGCTATCACACTCGCTCTCTCGGATCCCAATGCgtcccctctttctctccttcttctctactaagagttatctctttccttctctcccttcttcttcttccggtTTTCCCAATTATTAATACCCAACCACAGCTAGCCCAAAAAGAAATAAGGTGTTTTGCCCCAAAGCCCAGAAGTCCGTGAATTCGACAGCAACCATTACCCTGGATCAGTGTTAGGATGATTCGGACCAACGATACAGCCCAACATTAGTCATCTTTGCGCACCAATCCAAGAATTTCTCTGGCCCAATAGAACAGGAAAACTGCAACTGATTATGTTGCTTCTTATTCGATTGAGAGATGAGAGTAAGATTgtgataaaaataattatactaTTGTGattttaattacttttccttttgtGTTCCAATtagttttttcctctttttttttttactttttatttttatttttatctattttttaattatcttttgtttgtttagttTATGCATAGTGCAAATTGTAAAGGAGCACATTTGAATGGTGTTAGCTTGTTGAATATCTGACTCCGCCATTAAACTCGTGAGCAATGGcagtattttttatattatatttttacttACACTATCAGATCCCTTCAGTTTTCAAATTACCTAAAGTGACCAAATAATTGATGTGTTTGCAAACAAAAGATAATAAGTTAAAACTTATATTTCGTTATTTAGTTATAATAATGCAAAATAGGTGTGTCAGTGTGAATAAATCtttttatgtgtattttttaataagtgtatatatgtgtttgtatatttaGATTATGATATTTACGAAAGGTCATTTTACTTATTACCTAACAACAATGAACGATAGATAACAATAGTAATGTTTGCATATTTAGATTATTATGTCCGCTCGAGCACAACTCTAGAGCAGTAAAAGGAGCATAAGTCTTAAAAAATACAAAGTCAACAGAGTTGGGATATATTTAATAAACATTGGGTGTGATTAAAGTTATCCCCTAACTTTCACCTACAAAAATGAAAACCTATTCGactaatcaacaaaaaaaaaaaaaagcaatgggCCCGGCCCAAACGTGGCGTACTactaaggggaaaaaaaacccataGTATGATACACGAAACATACAACGACGTCGGATTTGTGGTCAAACGCCTCGCTCTTTTTGCCTTTTTGGTAGACTCAGTTTCCAGTTCCAAGAAAGAAATCTCAACAGAAACACTCGCCTCgattttctctttttaattcTCTGGCGGTGGTCTTTCCATGGACTCCGAGCTTCCCCACAACGACGACCTGTCCGCACTGTTCAACAGCTCAGTCTACAGTCATGACCACGTTTCTGTCCGTTCCCCGAGAGTCTTCGACCGTTATTTCGACTCCTCGTCTTCTTCCTCTGGCGACGACGATGAATCTCGGCCCTCGGATTCCGTCCTCGCCAATAAACGCCTCGATAACATGATCCAATTCCTCGACCGCAAGCTCTCCACTCCGTCCCATAATAATGAAGATTCCGGCCAGCGATTCGCCCTGCCCGAATTCGTGGCCAAAGGAGGCGGCACGGGGATTTTCAGCCTCCCACCTCGAGCGGCCGTCCACCCTCACCGACCCCCTAGCCTGGAGCTCAGGCAGCACCCTCTTAGGGAAACCCAAGTTGGTTGCTCATTGAGGACAATTGTGGCCTCCAGCACGCAGCTATGGGCGGGAGCTGAGAACAGGGTGAGGGTATGGGAGTTTAGAGATCTATACCGCGGGAGTGGTACCGATGAGGGAGAGGAGAGCACGCCACCATTTAGGGAGTCGGTGACGGGGGTCGCTGCCTCCATTTGTATGGTGACCGACGAGGGCAGTAGTGTGGTCTGGACAGGTCATAGGGACGGC
This genomic stretch from Tripterygium wilfordii isolate XIE 37 chromosome 22, ASM1340144v1, whole genome shotgun sequence harbors:
- the LOC119991734 gene encoding vacuolar protein sorting-associated protein 41 homolog isoform X1, with product MEGEYVGSCSDDGSVIINSLFTDEKLKFDCHHLMKAIALDPDYSKKSSRRFVAGGLVGHLYFNTKRWLGYRDQVLHSGEGPIHAVKWRISLIAWANDASVKVYHAANDQRMTFIERPRESPLPELLLPHLVWQDDTLLVIGRGTYVKIASIKANQLKGTNGTCRHVPLSSMNKVDIVASFQTSYYISGIAPFGDSLVVLAYIPVEEDGDKEFSSMTPSRQQGNAQRPEVRILTWNNDELTTDALPVHGFEHYKVAAMLVVNGQLVMNCHTILFLQKM
- the LOC119991734 gene encoding vacuolar protein sorting-associated protein 41 homolog isoform X2 — protein: MEGEYVGSCSDDGSVIINSLFTDEKLKFDCHHLMKAIALDPDYSKKSSRRFVAGGLVGHLYFNTKRWLGYRDQVLHSGEGPIHAVKWRISLIAWANDASVKVYHAANDQRMTFIERPRESPLPELLLPHLVWQDDTLLVIGRGTYVKIASIKANQLKGTNGTCRHVPLSSMNKVDIVASFQTSYYISGIAPFGDSLVVLAYIPVEEDGDKEFSSMTPSRQGNAQRPEVRILTWNNDELTTDALPVHGFEHYKVAAMLVVNGQLVMNCHTILFLQKM